From a single Bemisia tabaci chromosome 10, PGI_BMITA_v3 genomic region:
- the LOC140225593 gene encoding uncharacterized protein produces MSLLSQSQHPKNIIFFLKETNDIFSLILATASQENEITNYPDISANFSDVIFEHDTEKHVPGELPNYCVVYNSAESEQKNGSCDFRVDITPAELDGRSPLTDDLLILTRGLYSHDVWNYENHIVFIVDEQSWRKLNADQKCPGIDTPDTTILTDAEIDSCNLIFLFDLFWRFFRGQRTTICFETYCVWYDRFEGRLDRYEGTTDERYFDFSFRGYRDKKYTVAVTYDDGSLMSTSAFWGATPHIIFEVIRVISRKIGSKENYYNLPEDSIIMSTDDGLRHNVDLIVYESSYGPKASELPRSHHPPIIDSFSYCLLAPRRGFMPQYLVVVKCFSPPVWVATVMAIGTSWFMQWLFQWSQVTHFTRFYSDAEILAYEESPAFLTIYSYLLNGSPPVLLLGKLLTGKVCFLVFTFFSLIVGTVIQSGMTTLLSSYVRYADIETLQELEQSGLYIQTPDTEMLPELLEQSGHASLRDRLTKSKFYYDELFPDPLSELEDTRFREFLPLQNNTSELKATLMKSVDMIMETDAFAARVPYSLLSVKNRIPVDANKENIELHLIDECLVTYPFSYLIVKNSILTEIFDESVHRLLENGVMADSFRADTFETQIYFGYIAERNSGEGSLRPFSMIDLQLAFISLGIGYLISFMAFVIELYVGLSK; encoded by the coding sequence ATGAGTCTCCTCTCTCAAAGCCAGCATCCAAAAAACATAATCTTCTTTTTGAAAGAAACGAACGACATTTTTAGTCTAATCTTGGCGACAGCTTCTCAAGAGAATGAAATTACCAACTACCCCGACATTTCTGCCAACTTTTcagacgtaattttcgaacacgaCACAGAGAAACACGTCCCGGGAGAACTACCAAATTATTGTGTCGTGTACAATTCAGCTGAGTCCGAACAAAAAAATGGAAGTTGCGATTTCAGAGTTGATATAACTCCTGCAGAGTTAGACGGTCGGTCTCCTTTGACGGATGATTTACTTATCTTAACCCGTGGTCTGTACTCTCACGATGTCTGGAACTACGAAAACCACATCGTATTCATAGTCGATGAGCAGAGTTGGAGGAAACTTAACGCAGATCAAAAATGTCCGGGAATCGATACGccagatacaactattttaaccgaTGCTGAAATCGACTCTTGCAACCTGATCTTTCTCTTCGACCTATTTTGGCGATTTTTCCGGGGTCAGCGAACAACTATCTGCTTCGAAACATACTGCGTTTGGTACGACCGCTTCGAGGGGCGTCTGGACCGCTACGAAGGCACGACGGACGAGAGGTATTTCGACTTTTCTTTCCGAGGCTACCGCGACAAGAAATACACCGTAGCCGTCACTTACGACGACGGCAGTCTCATGAGCACTTCCGCTTTTTGGGGCGCGACACCCCATATCATCTTCGAGGTAATCCGCGTGATTTCGAGGAAAATCGGATCCAAAGAAAACTACTACAATCTGCCGGAGGATTCGATCATCATGAGTACCGACGATGGTCTGAGGCACAACGTGGATCTCATCGTCTACGAAAGTAGCTACGGTCCCAAAGCATCGGAGCTTCCCAGATCCCACCATCCCCCGATCATCGACTCTTTTAGTTACTGTCTGCTAGCACCACGGCGTGGGTTCATGCCTCAATATCTCGTGGTCGTCAAATGCTTCTCGCCTCCGGTATGGGTGGCTACAGTAATGGCAATAGGCACCTCTTGGTTCATGCAGTGGCTTTTCCAATGGTCCCAAGTTACGCATTTCACGCGCTTTTACTCCGACGCAGAGATCCTTGCTTACGAGGAGTCACCAGCATTTCTCACTATTTATTCGTATCTCTTGAATGGAAGTCCACCCGTTCTCCTCCTGGGAAAGCTTCTAACCGGGAAGGTCTGTTTCCTCGTCTTCACTTTTTTCAGTCTCATCGTAGGCACCGTTATTCAAAGTGGGATGACGACCTTGCTAAGCAGCTACGTGCGCTATGCCGACATCGAGACCCTGCAGGAATTGGAACAATCCGGACTGTACATACAAACTCCGGATACTGAAATGCTTCCGGAACTTCTGGAGCAGTCCGGTCATGCGTCCCTCCGAGATCGACTGACCAAAAGCAAGTTCTACTACGATGAACTGTTTCCGGATCCCCTCTCGGAACTTGAGGACACACGCTTTCGAGAATTCTTGCCGCTTCAAAACAATACGAGTGAGCTGAAAGCGACTCTAATGAAGAGCGTCGATATGATCATGGAGACGGACGCATTTGCCGCCAGGGTACCCTACTCGTTGCTCTCGGTGAAGAATCGAATTCCGGTGGACGCGAATAAGGAGAATATCGAGCTGCATTTGATAGACGAGTGTTTGGTGACCTACCCGTTTTCGTACCTGATAGTCAAGAATTCGATTCTCACCGAGATTTTCGACGAAAGCGTTCATCGGCTTCTTGAGAACGGTGTCATGGCTGATTCTTTCAGAGCTGACACTTTCGAGACGCAGATTTACTTCGGATACATCGCGGAGAGGAATTCTGGCGAGGGATCTCTCAGACCCTTCAGTATGATAGATTTACAGCTTGCGTTTATCAGCCTTGGAATCGGATATTTGATCAGTTTTATGGCTTTTGTGATTGAGCTTTACGTTGGTCTGTCAAAATGA